TAGGGCCCGCCCCGGCACCTCGCCACCCGGGTGCAGCGGACGTGTGACGCCCGACGCACGCCGGGCAACGAGGGGCAGCAAGAAGCGGCGTGCACGGGGCCCGGGGCAGGCGGACGTGTGGGCCTGCGGTGACTCGGAGGGCTCAGGAGGGTCCGGCCGGCGGCGTGTGGCCGAAGTTACGTCGTCGATGCGTCCTGGGCCATGTCGTCGGGCCGCGGTCGCGGGCTACCGTTCTGGCCCAGACGCTTCCCCTCGCACACGGCACGGACGACCGTCCGCGCCCCAGGACCCGGACGGCTCGGCAGTGCTCGCAGATCTCTCCCCGCTCATCGCGGCGACCGCCCAGTGGCTCACGCGCGCCTACCCGGCGTCCGGCGGCGCCCTGGCCTCCGCCCTGTGCGAGGTGCAGGCGCGCCAGGCCGTGACGGTCGCGGCGTGGCTGCGGTATCCGACGCAGACGGACGCCGCGCTGGTGGGGATGGCGGGGCCCGGAGGCTCCGACCGGCTGGACTGGATCACCGGCACGGAGGCGGTCGGCGGGGGAGCGGGCCAAGAGGGCCCGGACGACGGCCACGCCTGGCGGACCTGGGTGGACGAGGTCGTGGCCAGCTGGGCCGCGTGCCTGCTCACCGACCCGGAGCTGGCCGGCCTGGCGGTGGCCGCGCTCGCGGGCGGCAGTCACACGGCCGGTACGCCGGCGGAGTTCCGCCGCCTCGTGGCGCCCGACGAGCACGACCGGCAGGCGGCGGCACTGCTGCGCCACCCCGACCTCCTGGCACCGGTCGCCGAGCTGTACCAGGACGGGCTGCTGGACCGGCTGGGGCCGGGGCAGGCGCTGATCGCCTGAGACCGGCGGCGACGAGCCGGCCCCGGCCGGACGGCCTCGGCGGTTCACTCGCTGTGCGCTTCCCGACGTCGGGTCACGCCTTCTTCCCGCGGCCCGTCAGCGCGTCCCGCACCCTGTCCACGAGCCCCGCGCCCGGCGCCAGCAGCTTGTTCAGCGGCGGCTTGTCCGGTGCCGACGGGTGCGGGCGGGTCGGTGCCATCTTCTTCGCCATACGGACCTTGTCGCCCAGCTCGTCCAGGGCCTGCGGGGAACACGCCGCGCGCAGCCGGGGGAAGAGGTTCTCCTCCTCGTCGGCCACGTGCATGCGGATCTCGGTCATCAGCATGCCGATGAGGCGGTCGAACTCCGGGTCGTCCGCGTCACATCCCTCCAGGTCCTTCATGATCTGCTCGGCCTTGGCGTGGTCCTCGAGTTCCTTGTCGGCGATGGCGTCGCCGTCCGGCACGTGCTGCCGTACCGCCGGATAGAGGTAGGCCTCCTCGGCCACCGAGTGGCGGACCAGTTCCATCGTGACCTGGTCGGCGTGGAGCTTGCGGTCCGTGTTGCCGGGCGGCAGCGCCTCGATGCGACCGAAGAGCTCCTCGACCTCACGGTGATCGGTCACCAACTCGTCGATGACGTTTCCACCATGTCCCATGATGCTTGCCTCCTGCGTGCGCACGGCGGCTCCGGAGCAGACCCGCCACCGCGTCCCCGAGTGCCCTGCCCCGCAGGAGTGACACGGACGTGCCCCGCCTCATGCGCGCCAGCCGTACCGCCGTTCGGGCCGGCCCGCCACGCCGTACCGGAGGGAGACGTCGGCGCTGCCGGTGGTGTGGAAGTACTCCAGGTAGCGGCGGGCACTGACGCGGGAGACGCCGGTCAGGGTGGCGCACTCGGTGGCCGAGAGGGTGCCGTCGGCGGTGCGCAGGGCACGCTCGACCAGTTCTGCGGTCTCCACGCTCATGCCCTTGGGCAGGCCCGCGGCCGCGGGCGCAGGCGCGGCTCCGGCCAGGACCCGGTCCACGTCCGCCTGACCGCGTACGACGGTGGTCAGCAGCCGGCCGCGCTGGGCGACGTACCGCTCCAGGCGGGTCCGCAGGTCCTCGAACTCGAACGGCTTGAGGAGGTAGTCGACCACGCCGTGGCGTACGGCGCCGCGGACCGTGTCGGCCTCGCGGGCGGCGCTGATCACCATGACGTCGCAGTCGTGTCCGGCGGTGCGCAGCCGGGGGATGACGTCCAGGCCGAAGAGGTCGGGCAGATACAGGTCGAGCAGGACCAGCTCCGGGCGCAGCTCGTCGACGGCGTCGATGGCCTGCCGGCCGCTGCCGGCGACGCCGACCACGCGGAACGGGGCGACCCGTTCGACGAACGCGCGGTGCACCCGGGCCACCATGAAGTCGTCGTCGACCACGAGGACGTCGATCGCGTCCGGCGCGTCGGGCGTCTCCGCTCTGCCGGTCATCGGTCCGCTCCTTCCGCCACCGCGTCGGTGAGGTGGCTGACGGTCATGCGTGCGGTGAACAGGGCTCCGTCGGGGGTGTTGCTCACCGAGATCTCCCCGCCGTGACGTTCGCAGACCAGCCGGGTCAGCGCCAGGCCGATGCCGCGTTCGCCGTTCCGGGCGGCCTTGGTGGTGAAGCCGTGCGAGAACACCTCCCGCGCCAGATCGGGTGCCACGCCGGGACCGGAGTCCCGCACGGCGATCTCCACGCTGGCCGCGTCCTGCCGCAACTCCACCTCGACCCACGCCTCCCGACGCCTTTCGCCTGCCTGACCATGGCTCATACGCGATGGGTCCGGACTGCCGGGGTGCCCATGGCGCTGGGGCCCACCCGTGCCGCCGTGCTCTGCGCGGCGGTTGGGCTCTTCCGTGTCGCCGTGGCCTCCGCGGCCCCCGAACTCGTCCGGGCTGTCGCCGGATTCGCCGTCGTGCGGGTCCGCATCGCGGTCGCCGGGCCGGCCGCCGTCCCAGGCCTCGTCCGGGCCGCCGGGTTCGTGGCCGTCGTCCACCCCCAGACCCACCGCCGCCGCGTCCACCGCGTTGTCCACCAGGTTGCCCACCACCGTGGCCACGTCCGCCGCGTCCTCCGGTGTCAGGCGGTCCAGGGCCGTGTGGTCGGAGATGCGCAGGTGGACCTTGCGTTCGGCGGCCTGGGAGGACTTCGCCATGAGCAGGGCCGCCACGGTGGTGTCGCGGACGCGGCGGCTCAGGGTGACGTCCAGGGACTGGCGGCGCCGGCTCAGCGCGCGGATGTAGCGCACCACCTCCTCCTGCTCGCCGATCTGGATCAGCCCGGAGATGGTGTGCAGCTGGTTGGCGAACTCGTGCGCCTGGGCGCGCAGCAGCTCGGAGGAGCTGCGAAAGGAGCCGATCTCCCGCTCCAGCCGGGCCAGTTCGGTACGGTCCCGCAAGGTGGTGACCGAGCCGAGCAGCCGCCCGTCCTTGCGTACCGTCATCCGGTTCATCACCAGGACGCGTCCGTGCCGGACGACCACCTCGTCCCGTCGGCCGGCCGCCCCGTCCCGGCCCCCGGCCAGCACGTCCCGCAACCGCCCTTCGACACCGAGGTCGGCCAGGCTGCGCCCCACGCAGTCCTCGGGCAGGTCGAGCAGCCGCCGCCCCATTTCGTTGACCAGCGTGAGCCGTTGCTGCGGATCCAGCGCGACCACGCCCTCCGCGATCCCGTACAGCATCGCCTCCCGGTGCTCGGCCAGTCCGGCGATCTCCCGCGGCTCCAGCCCGAGCGTCTGCCGCTTGACCCGCCGGGCCAGCAGCAGCGAGCCGGCCAGCCCCAGGCCGCTGGCGACGCCCAGATAGGCGAGGAGATATGAGGACGCGCCGCTGAGCCGCTGCCACACGGTGGGGGAGGCCTCGCCGACCATCACCGTCCCCAGGTGCCGCCCGAGGTTCTCCCGTGTCGCCCCCAGCACCGGCACCTGCGCGACCCGCTCGCGCCGCCCGCCGTCCAGCTCCAGCTCGCCCGACCAGCCGCGCCCTCGGGTGATGCCGTCACCGACCGGCAGCGCCTCGCCGATCGCCGTCGGGTCCGTCGAACTCACGATCCACCCGTCCGCGTCCGCCACCGTCACCGAGGTCACCCCGGACTGCGCCTGCGTGGCGTTCACCAGCGGCGCAAGCGCCTCCCGCGGCAGCGGCACCACCAGCTGACCGCGCACCAGCGGGTTCGCCGCCAGCTGCTCGGCCAGCGCGCCCACCCTGCGGCCCTCCACCCGGTCGAAGGTCGCCTCCGACTGCGCCAGCGACACCGCGGCGACCGCCACCAGCACGACGACCACGATGGCGAGCTGGAGCACCAGCATCTCGCCCGCGAGGGTTTGACGGCGGAAGGTGGCGACCACGGCGTACTCGATCTCCGGCAGGGCGGCTTCAGAGGCGGGGTGCCCCATCATGGCCCCCACCTGCGCCGGGGGAAAGGGATCGGTCGCCGGTGCGGCACCCACCGGGAACCGGCGTTGACACAAAGACCAGAACCTCCGTTGGTTCCGCAAGCGGGACAGGCCGTTCACGCGGAGGCAACATGTGGCGCACCTCACCCTCCCCACAGGGCTTCCCGACTGCATCGACGAACCGACAGGTGGTGGCACTCGTGCGCCTGCGCACACCCCTCGCCCTGCTCGGGGCCGCCGTGCTGGTCCTCCTCGGACCGCCGCTGCTGACCACCGGCAGCGGCACCGAGACCGGCACACAGATCCCCGGCCTGCGCTTCATGGTCCCCAACACACCCGGCGGCGGTTACGACATCACCGCGCGCACGGCCGCCAAGAACGCCGAGGATGCCGGACTCACCCCCGGCATCGAGGTGTTCAACCTGCCCGGCGCCGGCGGCACCGTCGGCCTCACCCGCCTCGTCGGCGAACACGGCAACGGCCGGCTCGCGATGTCGATGGGGCTCGGCGTCGTCGGCGCCGTCCGCTCCAACGACGCGCCCGCGACCCTCGCCGACACCACCCCGATCGCCCGCCTCACCGAGGAACAGGACGTCGTCGTGGTCGCCAAGGACTCGCCGTACCGGACGATCGACGACCTCGTCGACGCCTGGAAGGCCGACCCCGGCGGACTCCCGGTCGGCGGCGGCTCCTCGCCCGGCGGCCCCGACCACCTCGCGCCGATGCTGATGGCGCGGGCCGCCGGGATCTCCCCGAAGCAGGTCAACTACATCCCGTTCGACGGCGGCGGCGAACTGCTCGCCTCCATCCTCGGCAACAAGGTCGCCTTCGGTGTCTCCGGCGTCGGCGAGTACCTCGACCAGATCAAGGCGGGCGAGCTGCGCCTGCTCGCGGTCACCGGCCCCGAACGGGTCGACGGCCTGGACGCCCCGACCCTCGAGGAGGCGGGCTACGACGTGAACTTCACCAACTGGCGCGGCATCGTCGCCCCGCCCGGCCTTTCCGACGCCGAGCGCGGCAAACTCGTCCGCCTCGTCGAGGAACTCCACGACTCGCCGGAGTGGCAGGCGTCCCTGAAGCAGAACGGCTGGGACGACGCCTTCCTGTCCGGCGAGGAGTTCGGGGACTTCCTCGACGCCCAGGACCGGCGCGTGGTCTCGGTACTGAAGGAGCTGGGACTGTGACGACTCCGACCACCGACCGGCCCCCGGCGCCCGCCCCGGCCCGCCGCTCCTGGCTGCGCGACCACTCCGAACTCGGCGTCTGCGCGTTGCTGCTGGCCCTCGGCGTGCTGGTCCTCACCGACGCGCTCACCATGGACGTCGACATCGCCCAGCGTGGCCCCGTCGGCCCGAAAACCGTGCCGATCGTCGTGGGCGCGGGGCTGTTGCTGATCGCCGCGCTGCTCGCCGTCGACGTGCTGCGCGGCGGCCGCGGCCAGGCGGAGACCGGCGAGGACATCGACCTGTCCGAACCCGCCGACGGGCGCACGGTCCTGCTGCTCACCGGCGTGTTCCTGGGCGCGGCCGTGCTCATCGAGCCCCTCGGCTTCCCCGTCGCGGGCGCCCTCCTCTTCTGGGGTGCCGCGTTCGCCCTCGGCAGCCGCCGACTCGACCGCGACCCGATCATCGCGGCCGTGTTGTCCCTGGTCACCTACGCCGTGTTCAACAACCTGCTGGGAGTGCCGCTGCCCGGCGGCCCCCTGATGGGAGTGCTGTGAGATGAACGCCCTCAACTCCCTGCTGGACGGCTTCGGCACGGCGCTGACCCCGCTCAACCTGCTGTGGGCCGCCCTCGGTGTGCTGCTCGGCACCGCGATCGGCGTCCTGCCCGGCATCGGCCCGGCCATGGCGGTGGCGCTGCTGCTGCCGGTGACGTACGGACTCGACCCCGTCGGCGCATTCATCATGTTCGCGGGCATCTACTACGGCGCCATGTTCGGCGGCTCGACGACCTCGATCCTGCTCAACACGCCCGGCGAGAGCGCCGCCGTGGTCGCCGCGATGGAAGGCAACCCGATGGCCAA
This region of Streptomyces chromofuscus genomic DNA includes:
- a CDS encoding hemerythrin domain-containing protein, coding for MGHGGNVIDELVTDHREVEELFGRIEALPPGNTDRKLHADQVTMELVRHSVAEEAYLYPAVRQHVPDGDAIADKELEDHAKAEQIMKDLEGCDADDPEFDRLIGMLMTEIRMHVADEEENLFPRLRAACSPQALDELGDKVRMAKKMAPTRPHPSAPDKPPLNKLLAPGAGLVDRVRDALTGRGKKA
- a CDS encoding response regulator, producing MTGRAETPDAPDAIDVLVVDDDFMVARVHRAFVERVAPFRVVGVAGSGRQAIDAVDELRPELVLLDLYLPDLFGLDVIPRLRTAGHDCDVMVISAAREADTVRGAVRHGVVDYLLKPFEFEDLRTRLERYVAQRGRLLTTVVRGQADVDRVLAGAAPAPAAAGLPKGMSVETAELVERALRTADGTLSATECATLTGVSRVSARRYLEYFHTTGSADVSLRYGVAGRPERRYGWRA
- a CDS encoding tripartite tricarboxylate transporter TctB family protein — protein: MTTPTTDRPPAPAPARRSWLRDHSELGVCALLLALGVLVLTDALTMDVDIAQRGPVGPKTVPIVVGAGLLLIAALLAVDVLRGGRGQAETGEDIDLSEPADGRTVLLLTGVFLGAAVLIEPLGFPVAGALLFWGAAFALGSRRLDRDPIIAAVLSLVTYAVFNNLLGVPLPGGPLMGVL
- a CDS encoding ATP-binding protein, whose amino-acid sequence is MLVLQLAIVVVVLVAVAAVSLAQSEATFDRVEGRRVGALAEQLAANPLVRGQLVVPLPREALAPLVNATQAQSGVTSVTVADADGWIVSSTDPTAIGEALPVGDGITRGRGWSGELELDGGRRERVAQVPVLGATRENLGRHLGTVMVGEASPTVWQRLSGASSYLLAYLGVASGLGLAGSLLLARRVKRQTLGLEPREIAGLAEHREAMLYGIAEGVVALDPQQRLTLVNEMGRRLLDLPEDCVGRSLADLGVEGRLRDVLAGGRDGAAGRRDEVVVRHGRVLVMNRMTVRKDGRLLGSVTTLRDRTELARLEREIGSFRSSSELLRAQAHEFANQLHTISGLIQIGEQEEVVRYIRALSRRRQSLDVTLSRRVRDTTVAALLMAKSSQAAERKVHLRISDHTALDRLTPEDAADVATVVGNLVDNAVDAAAVGLGVDDGHEPGGPDEAWDGGRPGDRDADPHDGESGDSPDEFGGRGGHGDTEEPNRRAEHGGTGGPQRHGHPGSPDPSRMSHGQAGERRREAWVEVELRQDAASVEIAVRDSGPGVAPDLAREVFSHGFTTKAARNGERGIGLALTRLVCERHGGEISVSNTPDGALFTARMTVSHLTDAVAEGADR
- a CDS encoding Bug family tripartite tricarboxylate transporter substrate binding protein codes for the protein MRLRTPLALLGAAVLVLLGPPLLTTGSGTETGTQIPGLRFMVPNTPGGGYDITARTAAKNAEDAGLTPGIEVFNLPGAGGTVGLTRLVGEHGNGRLAMSMGLGVVGAVRSNDAPATLADTTPIARLTEEQDVVVVAKDSPYRTIDDLVDAWKADPGGLPVGGGSSPGGPDHLAPMLMARAAGISPKQVNYIPFDGGGELLASILGNKVAFGVSGVGEYLDQIKAGELRLLAVTGPERVDGLDAPTLEEAGYDVNFTNWRGIVAPPGLSDAERGKLVRLVEELHDSPEWQASLKQNGWDDAFLSGEEFGDFLDAQDRRVVSVLKELGL